AGGCGGTCATTGAAACTATCTGGCGACTGACAAAAGGCGAGGCTTATGTGACCTCGGACGTAGGTCAGCACCAGATGTTTGCCGCCCTCTATTACCCGTTTGATAAGCCGCGTCGTTGGATCAACTCCGGCGGCCTGGGCACCATGGGCTTTGGCCTGCCCGCCGCGCTGGGCGTGAAGCTGGCGTTGCCGAACGAAACGGTGGTCTGCGTGACCGGCGATGGCAGTATTCAGATGAACATTCAGGAGCTGTCCACCGCCCTGCAGTACGATCTGCCGGTGCTGGTGCTCAACCTGAACAACGGCTATCTGGGCATGGTGAAGCAGTGGCAGGACATGATCTATTCCGGCCGCCATTCACAGTCGTACATGAAGTCGCTTCCTGATTTTGTTCGTCTGGCTGAAGCCTACGGCCATATTGGTATGCGCATCAGCAATCCGGCAGAGCTGGAGGCGAAGCTCAGCGAAGCCCTTGAGCACGTCAACAACAACCGCCTGGTATTTGTCGATGTCGTGGTTGATGGCACCGAGCATGTCTATCCGATGCATATTCGCGGTGGCGGTATGGATGAAATGTGGTTAAGCAAAACGGAGAGAACCTGATATGCGCCGGATATTATCTGTATTACTGGAAAACGAGTCCGGCGCGCTGTCGCGCGTGATTGGGCTCTTCGCACAGCGCGGCTATAACATCGAAAGCCTGACGGTAGCCCCGACGGACGACCCCACACTCTCGCGCATGACCATCCAGACGGTCGGCGACGCAAAGGTGCTGGAGCAGATCGAAAAGCAGCTGCATAAGCTGGTTGATGTGTTACGCGTCAGCGAGCTGGGGCAAGGGGCTTACGTTGAGCGTGAGATCATGCTGGTGAAAATTCAGGCTACCGGTTACGGGCGGGAAGAGGTGAAACGCAATGCGGACATTTTCCGCGGGCAGATCATCGACGTCACCCCCTCTATCTATACCGTTCAGCTGGCCGGTACCAGCGATAAACTGGATGCCTTCCTCGCCTCGGTGCGGGATGTCGCCAAAATTGTTGAAGTGGCGCGTTCGGGCGTCGTGGGACTTTCCCGCGGCGACAAAGTGATGCGTTAAGCATAAAAGGTTCGCCTCTAGCTTGCCCGGTGTGAATGACCGGGCTTTTTTTTGCTTACAGATGTCGCTGCACCGACAAAAGCGGTTGCCGGACAGGCTATTCTGCGCTTAGATGTTACAAGATTTAGCCATAACCCTGACGAGGTCATGGACTCTTTTCTTTTTTTTAAGGGGCAATTGTGAAACTGGATGAAATCGCCAGGCTAGCCGGTGTGTCGCGAACGACGGCAAGTTATGTGATTAACGGTAAAGCGAAGCAGTATCGTGTCAGCGACAAGACCGTTGAGAAAGTCATGGCAGTG
This Leclercia sp. S52 DNA region includes the following protein-coding sequences:
- the ilvN gene encoding acetolactate synthase small subunit — protein: MRRILSVLLENESGALSRVIGLFAQRGYNIESLTVAPTDDPTLSRMTIQTVGDAKVLEQIEKQLHKLVDVLRVSELGQGAYVEREIMLVKIQATGYGREEVKRNADIFRGQIIDVTPSIYTVQLAGTSDKLDAFLASVRDVAKIVEVARSGVVGLSRGDKVMR